A window from bacterium encodes these proteins:
- a CDS encoding nitronate monooxygenase, with the protein MTWPDRRILDLLGIELPILLAPMAGAASTEMAIAVSRAGGLGALACAMLTAEQLRQQVGIFRQRTPHPINLNFICHRPVEPDPEREKAWKRRLEHYYRELGLDPDAPTPKAERAPFDSTMAGLVAACRPEVVSFHFGLPSSELMARVKASGAKVLSSATTVEEAVWLERHGCDAIIAQGIEAGGHRGMFLSRDPATQLGTMALVPQVVDAVKVPVIAAGGIADGRGIAAAFALGAAAVQIGTAYLRCPEATITALHRQALQTAGADQTALTNVFTGRPARSIVNRLVREIGPLSDLVPEFPLAASVLAPLRARAEASGSAEFSSLWAGQAFHLARELPADELTRQLASEALGLLRSPSC; encoded by the coding sequence ATGACTTGGCCTGATCGTCGTATCCTGGACCTCCTCGGCATCGAGTTGCCGATCCTTCTGGCTCCGATGGCCGGGGCGGCCTCTACCGAGATGGCGATCGCAGTCTCCAGGGCCGGTGGCTTGGGGGCCCTCGCCTGCGCCATGTTGACCGCCGAGCAGCTTCGCCAACAGGTGGGCATCTTCCGGCAGCGCACGCCCCACCCGATCAACCTCAACTTCATCTGCCACAGGCCAGTCGAGCCGGATCCGGAGCGCGAGAAGGCCTGGAAAAGGCGCCTGGAACACTACTACCGGGAGCTGGGACTCGATCCCGACGCCCCGACTCCGAAAGCCGAGCGAGCGCCGTTCGATTCGACGATGGCCGGGCTTGTCGCGGCATGCCGGCCGGAGGTCGTCAGCTTCCATTTCGGCTTACCTTCGAGCGAGCTTATGGCCCGCGTCAAGGCGAGCGGAGCGAAGGTCCTCTCGAGCGCGACGACCGTGGAAGAGGCCGTCTGGCTCGAGCGCCATGGCTGCGATGCCATCATTGCTCAGGGCATTGAAGCGGGCGGACACCGGGGCATGTTTCTTTCCCGGGATCCCGCCACCCAGCTTGGGACGATGGCCCTCGTGCCCCAGGTGGTCGATGCGGTGAAGGTTCCAGTGATCGCAGCGGGTGGCATTGCAGATGGGCGCGGGATTGCCGCGGCGTTTGCCCTGGGCGCCGCAGCGGTGCAGATTGGCACGGCCTATCTGCGCTGTCCTGAAGCGACCATCACGGCGCTTCACCGCCAAGCGCTGCAGACCGCCGGCGCGGATCAGACGGCCCTCACCAATGTTTTTACCGGGCGGCCTGCCCGTTCGATCGTCAATCGCTTGGTCCGGGAGATCGGCCCCCTCTCTGACCTTGTCCCGGAGTTTCCGCTCGCTGCCAGTGTACTCGCCCCCCTGAGAGCCCGTGCCGAGGCATCGGGGTCAGCGGAGTTCAGTTCACTCTGGGCAGGACAGGCGTTTCATCTGGCGCGTGAGCTGCCCGCCGATGAACTGACGAGGCAGCTCGCCAGCGAGGCCTTGGGGCTGTTGCGATCGCCCAGCTGCTAG
- a CDS encoding DUF1259 domain-containing protein has protein sequence MRNPRIALVTVLATTIVVSACGRADATEGANHFKIGAASQELDTATIERLSGAKGTLNKQEKAFKVSVPRSDLKVTTAGVRMTPPMGLTSWAAFQKVGAPTMVMGDMVVTEDQVNPVMSVALENGLEVTGLHNHFLWDSPRVMFMHIGGMGDEAALASAVGKVFEKIRATSGGKGVIPSANLDPAKTSLDPKKIDAVVGEKGDLANGVYKITIGRTTTMHGHQVGNTMGVNTWAAFIGSDEQAVVDGDFVMYEDELQGVLKALRSAGINIVAIHNHMTGESPRMMFLHYWGVGSTTDLARGLKAAIAQTKSRP, from the coding sequence ATGAGAAACCCTCGCATCGCCCTTGTGACGGTGTTGGCGACAACCATCGTGGTCTCGGCCTGCGGAAGGGCCGATGCGACAGAAGGTGCCAATCATTTCAAGATTGGTGCGGCCTCTCAAGAGCTCGACACGGCGACAATCGAGAGATTGAGCGGCGCCAAGGGGACGCTCAACAAACAAGAAAAGGCCTTCAAGGTGAGCGTCCCGCGCTCGGACCTGAAGGTCACCACCGCCGGGGTTCGCATGACGCCCCCCATGGGCCTCACCTCTTGGGCAGCTTTCCAGAAGGTAGGCGCGCCCACGATGGTGATGGGCGATATGGTCGTGACCGAGGACCAGGTCAACCCCGTGATGAGCGTGGCGCTCGAGAACGGCCTTGAAGTCACCGGCTTGCACAACCATTTCTTGTGGGACTCGCCCAGGGTGATGTTCATGCACATCGGGGGGATGGGGGACGAGGCGGCATTGGCCTCTGCCGTCGGCAAGGTTTTCGAAAAGATTCGTGCGACGAGCGGCGGCAAGGGTGTGATTCCCAGCGCCAATCTCGACCCGGCCAAGACCTCACTCGACCCGAAGAAGATCGACGCCGTCGTGGGCGAGAAGGGCGATCTCGCAAACGGCGTCTACAAGATCACCATTGGGCGCACGACCACCATGCATGGCCATCAGGTAGGCAACACGATGGGGGTCAACACCTGGGCCGCTTTTATCGGCAGCGATGAACAGGCCGTCGTAGATGGCGACTTCGTGATGTACGAGGATGAGCTTCAGGGGGTCCTCAAGGCGCTGCGAAGCGCGGGCATCAACATCGTCGCCATCCACAACCACATGACCGGCGAATCGCCCAGGATGATGTTCCTGCACTACTGGGGCGTCGGCTCGACCACGGATCTCGCGAGGGGCCTCAAGGCTGCCATCGCCCAGACGAAATCGAGGCCGTAA
- a CDS encoding Na+/H+ antiporter gives MALVETFLGLIVVLGVVALLAPRMRVPLSVILVAAGVIIALVPGLPTLELDPGIVFFLFVPPIIYYAAFFSPWRDLRENVRPIALLASALVLTTMVSVAVVAHRILPGFSWPLAFVLGAIVSPSDAVAVVDILKDLRLPRRLVSILKGESLLNDPVAIISYRMSVAAVVAGTFSLWQAGVAFLFVAAGGILVGLVLGWTAAWLRTHLNNPAIETTASILTPYAAFLVAEKLGVSGVLCVLIVGIYLGLQPRLASSVARLQLTAAWGTLLFVMNGLVFLLMGMQIPPVVGRLAGHSFVNLAWAAVVICLTVIGVRFAWVFANICYSCAMARRRDFPWGEVVVTAWTGMRGLDSLITALALPLFVKSGAPFPERDRILFITACVILGTLLLQGLTLPALVRRLGVSDVGQEDREEAEARYLAAQAALKRIQEEMDHDPGLSAEGSVEQLRSRYEARLPRYAAKMRGGRDERSETRVDAYHRLLNAAIDAERQTILMLRDQGRISNDVMHRIERDLDLEEARHAEEKT, from the coding sequence ATGGCGCTCGTCGAGACCTTTCTTGGGCTCATCGTCGTCCTGGGAGTGGTCGCTTTGCTCGCTCCCAGGATGCGTGTGCCGCTGTCGGTTATCCTGGTGGCGGCGGGCGTCATCATCGCCCTCGTGCCAGGCTTGCCCACGCTGGAGCTCGATCCTGGCATCGTCTTTTTCCTATTCGTGCCGCCCATCATCTACTATGCGGCGTTTTTCAGCCCGTGGCGCGACCTGCGGGAGAATGTGCGGCCGATTGCGCTGCTGGCGAGCGCGCTGGTGCTGACGACGATGGTGAGCGTCGCGGTCGTCGCCCATCGCATCCTGCCGGGTTTCTCCTGGCCCCTCGCCTTCGTGCTCGGGGCGATTGTCTCGCCTTCGGACGCCGTGGCGGTCGTCGACATCTTGAAGGATCTGCGACTACCGCGTCGGTTGGTGAGCATCCTGAAAGGCGAGAGCCTCCTGAACGATCCGGTGGCGATCATCTCCTACCGCATGTCAGTCGCGGCGGTCGTCGCCGGAACCTTCTCCCTTTGGCAGGCGGGTGTTGCCTTCCTCTTCGTCGCAGCCGGCGGCATCCTCGTGGGCTTGGTACTCGGCTGGACAGCCGCTTGGCTGCGAACCCACCTGAACAATCCCGCGATCGAAACGACGGCCTCCATCCTCACGCCCTACGCGGCGTTTCTGGTAGCCGAGAAGCTCGGCGTGTCGGGCGTTCTCTGCGTGCTGATCGTCGGGATCTACCTCGGCCTGCAGCCCCGGCTCGCGTCGTCGGTGGCGCGCCTACAACTGACGGCTGCCTGGGGAACCCTGCTGTTCGTCATGAACGGGCTTGTCTTCCTCTTGATGGGGATGCAGATTCCGCCCGTCGTAGGTCGCTTGGCTGGCCACTCCTTCGTCAACCTGGCTTGGGCGGCCGTTGTCATTTGCTTGACCGTCATCGGGGTGAGGTTCGCCTGGGTCTTCGCCAACATCTGTTACTCCTGCGCGATGGCGCGGCGGCGGGACTTCCCCTGGGGCGAGGTGGTCGTGACGGCATGGACCGGCATGCGCGGCCTCGATTCGCTCATCACGGCCCTGGCCTTGCCCTTGTTCGTCAAGTCCGGTGCGCCGTTTCCGGAGCGCGATCGCATTCTGTTCATCACGGCCTGCGTCATCCTGGGGACCCTGTTGCTGCAAGGCTTAACCCTGCCGGCGCTCGTGCGACGGCTCGGGGTGAGCGATGTCGGGCAGGAAGATCGTGAGGAGGCGGAGGCGCGATACCTGGCGGCTCAGGCTGCCTTGAAGCGTATCCAGGAAGAAATGGATCACGATCCCGGCCTCTCCGCAGAGGGGTCGGTGGAGCAGCTGCGATCGCGCTATGAGGCGCGCTTGCCTCGCTACGCCGCGAAGATGCGGGGCGGAAGAGACGAACGCTCGGAAACCCGGGTGGATGCTTACCACCGTCTGCTCAATGCGGCCATTGACGCTGAGCGACAAACCATCCTCATGCTGCGCGACCAGGGACGCATCAGCAACGACGTGATGCACCGCATTGAACGTGACCTGGACCTGGAAGAAGCGCGCCACGCCGAGGAGAAAACCTGA
- a CDS encoding cupin domain-containing protein — MAEPDFQSESPALVTRSGPVDHQNLATPLQTKTPPHGRIELVNVGDATISRTRFQPGWKWSVDVKSQAGTESCQLLHRVFMVSGHLHIRMDDGTEVELGPGDAAYIPPGHDAWVVGNEEVVNIGFSHAGKPTGLGEDPSKD; from the coding sequence ATGGCGGAACCTGATTTCCAGTCGGAATCCCCCGCACTCGTCACTCGTTCAGGCCCGGTCGATCACCAGAACCTCGCCACTCCACTCCAAACCAAGACGCCGCCCCACGGTCGAATCGAGCTGGTCAACGTCGGCGACGCCACCATCAGTCGAACCCGCTTCCAGCCAGGCTGGAAGTGGTCAGTGGACGTGAAGTCGCAAGCCGGCACGGAAAGCTGCCAACTGCTGCATCGCGTGTTCATGGTGTCCGGTCACCTGCACATCAGGATGGATGATGGCACCGAAGTCGAGCTAGGCCCTGGTGATGCCGCTTATATCCCCCCTGGCCATGACGCCTGGGTGGTAGGCAACGAGGAGGTCGTCAACATCGGGTTCTCCCATGCCGGCAAGCCAACCGGCCTGGGAGAAGATCCCAGCAAGGACTAG
- a CDS encoding DNA alkylation repair protein: MQKNATTDIPSASEILAELEAKGSAAVRKIYAKQGAGDKVFGIKMGDLRVLAKGLKKQHALGLALWDSGWFEARVLATLILDPKQLSEEECIRLAESCDSPPILDKLTDNVLEDSKLAEALCARWLDLVDPLLGRAGWNLMTSAVQKDKQGALDLDALMAKIETELPATPRPKKESMNMCLVMIGVYHSSHTDKAIAAGERLGRWDDRPVPKGCTSSYPPEWIPAAIALRNRR; encoded by the coding sequence CGACAGACATTCCAAGCGCATCGGAGATCCTGGCTGAGCTTGAGGCAAAGGGCTCGGCTGCGGTCCGCAAAATCTATGCGAAGCAAGGGGCCGGGGACAAGGTTTTCGGCATCAAGATGGGCGACCTTCGGGTGCTGGCCAAGGGGCTCAAAAAACAGCACGCCCTGGGGCTTGCACTGTGGGATTCCGGTTGGTTCGAGGCACGGGTCTTGGCAACCTTGATTCTCGATCCGAAGCAGTTGAGCGAAGAGGAGTGCATCCGTCTCGCCGAAAGCTGCGATTCGCCCCCGATCCTCGACAAGCTAACAGATAACGTCTTGGAGGATTCAAAGTTGGCCGAGGCCTTGTGCGCAAGGTGGCTTGATTTGGTCGACCCATTGCTCGGCCGCGCCGGGTGGAACCTCATGACCTCGGCCGTGCAGAAGGATAAGCAGGGCGCCCTCGATCTCGATGCGCTCATGGCCAAGATCGAGACGGAGCTCCCTGCGACCCCCAGGCCCAAGAAAGAATCGATGAACATGTGCCTGGTGATGATCGGGGTGTACCATTCGTCGCACACCGACAAGGCCATCGCAGCCGGCGAACGGCTGGGCCGCTGGGACGATCGGCCGGTCCCCAAGGGCTGCACCTCCAGCTATCCCCCTGAGTGGATTCCTGCTGCCATCGCTTTGCGCAACCGGCGCTAG